One Alnus glutinosa chromosome 3, dhAlnGlut1.1, whole genome shotgun sequence genomic region harbors:
- the LOC133864596 gene encoding large ribosomal subunit protein uL11-like produces the protein MPPKLDPSQVVDVYVRVTGGEVGAASSLAPKIGPLGLSPKKIGEDIAKETAKDWKGLRVTVKLTVQNRQAKVSVVPSAAALVIKSLKEPERDRKKTKNIKHNGNISLDDVIEIARVMRPRSMAKDLSGTVKEILGTCVSVGCTVDGKDPKDLQSEIADGDVEIPLD, from the coding sequence ATGCCGCCAAAATTGGACCCCTCCCAAGTGGTGGACGTGTACGTCCGAGTGACCGGCGGCGAGGTCGGTGCGGCCAGCTCGCTCGCCCCGAAGATCGGCCCGCTTGGGCTCTCCCCGAAGAAGATCGGAGAGGACATAGCCAAGGAGACGGCCAAGGACTGGAAGGGCCTGCGCGTCACCGTGAAGCTGACGGTCCAGAACCGCCAGGCCAAGGTCTCGGTGGTGCCCTCCGCTGCCGCGCTGGTGATCAAGTCCCTCAAGGAGCCCGAGCGCGACCGCAAGAAGACCAAGAACATCAAGCACAACGGGAACATCTCCCTCGACGACGTCATCGAGATCGCCAGGGTCATGCGTCCCCGCTCCATGGCCAAGGACCTCTCCGGCACCGTCAAGGAGATTCTCGGCACCTGCGTCTCCGTCGGCTGCACCGTCGACGGCAAGGACCCCAAGGACTTGCAGTCCGAGATCGCCGACGGCGACGTCGAGATCCCCCTCGACTGA
- the LOC133862967 gene encoding aquaporin PIP2-2-like, protein MAKDAEVPENGSFPAKDYHDPPPAPLFDAVELTKWSFYRALIAEFIATLLFLYITVLTVIGYKSQIDPANDGTACGGVGFLGIAWAFGGMIFVLVYCTAGISGGHINPAVTFGLFLARKVSLVRAVCYMVAQCFGAISGVGLVKAFNKAHYIKYGGGANTLADGYSTGVGLGAEIIGTFVLVYTVFSATDPKRNARDSHVPVLAPLPIGFAVFMVHLATIPITGTGINPARSLGAAVIYDKGEAWDDQWLFWVGPFAGAAIAAFYHQFILRAGAAKALGSFRSHQIV, encoded by the exons ATGGCTAAGGACGCGGAGGTGCCAGAGAACGGCTCTTTCCCTGCCAAGGACTACCACGACCCACCTCCGGCGCCGCTCTTCGACGCCGTGGAGCTCACCAAGTGGTCCTTCTACAGGGCTTTGATAGCTGAGTTTATAGCCACTTTGCTCTTTCTGTATATCACGGTGCTCACGGTTATAGGGTACAAGAGCCAGATTGACCCTGCCAATGATGGCACTGCCTGTGGCGGGGTTGGGTTTCTTGGGATCGCTTGGGCATTCGGTGGCATGATCTTCGTTCTTGTTTACTGCACTGCTGGCATTTCAG GGGGTCACATTAACCCGGCAGTGACGTTCGGGCTGTTTTTGGCTCGTAAGGTGTCGCTGGTGCGGGCGGTATGCTACATGGTGGCTCAGTGCTTTGGAGCCATTAGCGGTGTTGGGCTAGTCAAGGCCTTCAATAAGGCTCACTACATTAAGTACGGTGGTGGTGCCAACACGCTCGCTGATGGTTACAGCACAGGCGTTGGATTGGGCGCCGAGATCATCGGGACCTTCGTGCTTGTCTACACCGTCTTCTCTGCTACTGATCccaagaggaatgctagagatTCCCATGTTCCG GTTTTGGCACCACTCCCGATTGGATTTGCGGTCTTCATGGTTCACTTGGCCACGATTCCGATCACCGGCACCGGCATCAACCCCGCTAGGAGTCTCGGAGCCGCCGTTATCTACGACAAGGGCGAAGCCTGGGATGACCAA tGGCTCTTCTGGGTTGGACCATTCGCTGGTGCAGCCATTGCAGCTTTCTACCACCAATTCATCTTGAGAGCAGGTGCTGCCAAAGCTCTTGGGTCGTTCAGGAGCCACCAAATTGTTTGA
- the LOC133864454 gene encoding mRNA-decapping enzyme subunit 2, which translates to MSGLHRSSSGAPPKNGLPPQELLDDLCSRFVLNVPKEDLQSFERILFLVEYAHWFYEDNSVEKNPSLKSFTLKEFTSLLFNSCDVLRPYVAHIDDIFKDFTSYKVRVPVTGSIILDETYERCLLVKGWKGSSWSFPRGKKSKDEEDDACAIREVLEETGFDVSKLINKDEYIEAIFGQQRVRLYIIAGVQDDTAFAPLTKKEISEIAWHRLDELQPASDDVISRGMTGLKLYMVAPFLASLKSWISARQPPLAPKPDMPLKGICVWKAKNNSIGNSSTIITESQSTKPEPDVHPPDTGPGRSFRNFRFDTPSILQAMEAAFSA; encoded by the exons ATGTCCGGCCTCCACCGATCCTCTAGTGGTGCTCCACCCAAGAACGGCCTTCCTCCCCAGGAACTCCTCGACGATCTCTGCAG TCGGTTCGTTTTAAATGTACCAAAAGAAGACCTCCAGTCATTTGAAaggattttatttcttgtggaGTATGCACATTGGTTCTATGAAGACAATTCAGTGGAAAAAAATCCATCGCTGAAGTCATTCACTCTGAAGGAGTTCACTTCTTTAT TGTTTAACAGTTGTGACGTCTTAAGACCTTATGTTGCCCATATAGATGACATATTTAAGGACTTCACTTCCTACAAGGTCCGAGTTCCTGTAACAGGATCAATCATTTTGGATGAGACCTATGAACGG TGTCTACTAGTGAAGGGTTGGAAAGGGTCAAGCTGGAGTTTTCCACGCGGCAAAAAGAGCAAAGACGAGGAAGACGATGCATGTGCCATCAGAGAA GTCCTGGAGGAAACAGGTTTTGATGTTTCTAAGCTTATTAACAAAGATGAATACATTGAAGCGATATTTGGACAGCAGAGGGTGCGGCTTTACATAATTGCCGGTGTGCAGGATGATACTGCCTTTGCTCCCCTTACCAAAAAAGAGATCAGT GAAATTGCATGGCATCGGCTTGATGAACTTCAGCCagcaagtgatgatgtgatatctCGTGGGATGACTGGCCTCAAGCTTTACATGGTGGCCCCTTTCTTGGC GTCTTTGAAATCATGGATTTCAGCACGTCAGCCCCCCTTGGCTCCAAAACCTGATATGCCTCTCAAAG gAATATGTGTCTGGAAAGCAAAGAACAATTCAATAGGGAACAGCAGCACAATAATAACGGAGAGCCAGTCGACTAAACCCGAGCCTGATGTTCACCCTCCTGACACGGGACCTGGTAGGAGCTTCAGAAACTTCAGATTTGATACTCCATCAATCTTGCAAGCAATGGAAGCTGCTTTTTCTGCTTGA
- the LOC133862464 gene encoding CASP-like protein 5A2: MNVIHPSVHPVEAPPATDAANGAVPRGRMKDIQGMPGTAGGLALRFSQFAFAVLALCVMATTSDFPSVTAFRFLVAAVILQSLWSFILGSLDVYAILVKRRFRNPRVVSLFAIGDGITSTLTFAAACASAGITVLIGNDLNACAKNHCARFETATAMAFMSWFAVSPSFLLNFWTLASK, encoded by the exons aTGAACGTGATCCACCCATCGGTGCACCCAGTGGAGGCTCCACCGGCGACCGACGCGGCCAATGGCGCGGTGCCCAGAGGGAGGATGAAGGACATCCAGGGCATGCCCGGCACGGCCGGTGGCCTCGCCCTCCGCTTCTCTCAGTTCGCTTTCGCAGTCCTCGCGCTCTGCGTTATGGCCACCACCAGTGACTTCCCTTCCGTCACCGCTTTCCG CTTTCTTGTCGCTGCTGTTATCTTGCAAAGCTTATGGAGCTTCATTCTCGGCAGTCTTGATGTATATGCCATTTTAGTGAAGCGCCGTTTCCGGAATCCCAGAGTTGTCAGCTTGTTTGCCATTGGTGATGGG ATCACTTCGACGCTCACATTTGCTGCAGCTTGTGCGTCTGCTGGTATCACGGTCCTTATTGGCAATGATCTGAATGCTTGTGCAAAGAACCATTGCGCTAGATTTGAGACAGCTACGGCTATGGCATTTATGAGTTGGTTTGCTGTCTCGCCATCATTTCTTTTGAATTTCTGGACTCTGGCATCCAAATGA